Within the Salvia splendens isolate huo1 unplaced genomic scaffold, SspV2 ctg665, whole genome shotgun sequence genome, the region AACTACAAATTAGGAGCTTGATTACTGAGCTTTGTTTATTCCTGTTGGTGCAGATAATCTTGTCACAGGAAAAGAGCATCCAGAAACTGAACGAGGTTGTCAAGAGTCTCAGGGAACAACTACAGCAATGCCGGAGCAGTAATGAAACGACGTGGAATGCCACTTTCAGCTCCTTATCCGAAAGCATGACTGAGCTTGAGCGCCAACATAGTTTAGAGGACTGAACCCAATGTCTTCAATTTACAGAATGCTTGTGTAATGTCtgaattgttttttgttttgtttttggtcCAAACTACTTTGTTGTAATCAAATTAAAATGCACCTCTTGTGGTATTATGTGTTAACAATTAATTGTAGGATAGATTGGGTGATAAATAGATGTTGCTGCGGCTGCCACCGTCTGTCTTTATTGCCAATTATAGAACGTTGAAGTTGCGGAAATAAGAAAGACATGGATTTCATTATCGTACAAGTCTAGAGATGAGGCGatgtattaataattaattaatgacgATGTATTATGTAGGTCAACTGTCCTTTTCTATTTACTTAAGTTAGatcatcagcagtggggcgtcctatggcgcgccacgtcagcatttttatcctccttcttctccacctgcagtggggcgccctaaggcgcgccctatgacgcgccacatcatcattttgttgttttgtttaattaatttaactgttttcaaataacatgtaacgagtaaaaaaaacgactaaataataagcggcgaagttttaataataaaaaaaattacaccattcaactaaaaaaagaaaaaaactaagtcgggccaattcccaacttcctacgcaactcatcgagtaatgcacgaagatactcggcttgttcggggtcggtgcacttcttgagggccttgtgcgtctgcaacatcgtccttgccatcgacgctgtagctaacgacgcaaacgcggtggccgtctgcgTCGGGAGCTCATCCGGGTCCGGAAaaggggttgcagcggtcgacgatgacgtcgcggtcgccttccccttggccttcgcagccttgatgccgggaggacgccaggaggacaccggtgtgccggaactcccttcatccacgtacgtccggttgaggtcaaccgggttagtgccgctgccgctgctcgtgtagtcaccagcttcggtgaccttcgtcctcttcggcgcaccagtgtgcagaattccaccttggaacttctgcttctccctcaagagcgcccagatggcctcgtgcttgaactcgccgaacatcgaccggtacgacaacatcgctttagAGCGCACGTTGTGcacgctc harbors:
- the LOC121790909 gene encoding uncharacterized protein LOC121790909; the protein is MSRPMLLVCLLLILIITSQFEWRQQLVSDMDTNPAESQKQHQISKREEGVKEKIILSQEKSIQKLNEVVKSLREQLQQCRSSNETTWNATFSSLSESMTELERQHSLED